From one Helicobacter sp. MIT 21-1697 genomic stretch:
- a CDS encoding methionine-R-sulfoxide reductase has translation MPPLNEQERAVLLHKATEAPFSGIYTNHFEEGTYLCRQCGTPLYDSVSKFPTHCGWASFDDEIKGAIQRIPDSDGVRTEIICAHCGGHLGHIFENEGFTPKNTRHCVNSLSLSFCKTQQ, from the coding sequence ATGCCACCACTAAATGAACAAGAACGCGCGGTTCTTTTGCATAAAGCCACTGAAGCACCCTTTAGCGGTATTTATACAAATCATTTTGAAGAAGGCACATATCTCTGCCGACAATGTGGCACACCACTTTATGATTCTGTGTCTAAGTTTCCTACCCATTGTGGTTGGGCAAGTTTTGATGATGAAATCAAAGGCGCGATACAACGCATACCCGATAGTGATGGTGTGCGCACAGAAATCATCTGCGCTCATTGTGGCGGACATTTAGGGCATATATTTGAAAATGAGGGCTTTACACCTAAAAATACGCGCCATTGCGTAAATTCACTCTCACTTAGCTTTTGCAAAACTCAACAATAA
- a CDS encoding lysozyme inhibitor LprI family protein — MKNKSQFLKILCATLFAGMLLANIGVASQNNPTKQTNATLLEHWSDIEEFSHSDYFYAPYSGTSRLSSNAFSIKILKHNENTLQLGFLLESAINGGARLREWGNEGSCYKENEIKDEPIVLLQPLSPTKAQILFPAFPQCTLIAQRDSSHLRIDIEEHKANKACAFLKQKCTFDVGEEYYIADEYYKLKAGFDCTKARSASEKSICSNPSLADQDRVNNVLYLGAREYIKTLALEEVMSYTYKDNQESININELDSKLINTLQQELEAQKTLMLKELLNTQRAYLKKRESCRGNAKCIKEVMSERFYELDYPSPREEIRDIDEALQKFIPQRKD, encoded by the coding sequence ATGAAAAATAAGTCTCAATTTTTGAAAATATTATGTGCCACTTTGTTTGCAGGAATGCTTCTAGCAAACATTGGCGTTGCAAGCCAAAATAATCCAACAAAACAAACCAACGCTACCTTATTGGAACATTGGAGTGATATAGAGGAATTTTCCCACTCTGATTACTTCTATGCCCCATATTCTGGCACATCAAGGCTAAGTAGCAATGCTTTTAGCATAAAGATTCTAAAGCACAATGAAAATACTTTACAACTAGGCTTTTTGCTTGAAAGCGCGATAAATGGTGGCGCAAGATTGAGAGAATGGGGCAATGAGGGTTCTTGCTATAAAGAAAATGAGATTAAAGATGAACCCATTGTGCTTTTGCAGCCTTTAAGTCCTACAAAAGCACAGATTCTCTTTCCCGCTTTTCCACAATGCACCCTAATAGCACAAAGAGATTCTAGTCATTTGCGCATAGATATAGAGGAACACAAAGCAAATAAAGCCTGTGCATTTTTGAAGCAGAAATGCACATTTGATGTGGGAGAAGAGTATTATATCGCAGATGAATATTACAAGCTTAAAGCTGGATTTGACTGCACAAAGGCAAGAAGTGCGAGTGAAAAGAGCATTTGTTCTAATCCCTCTCTAGCAGACCAAGATAGAGTCAATAATGTCTTGTATCTTGGCGCAAGAGAATATATAAAGACTCTCGCTTTAGAAGAAGTAATGTCATACACATACAAAGACAATCAAGAATCTATCAATATCAATGAGTTAGATTCAAAACTTATAAACACTCTGCAACAAGAGCTAGAGGCACAAAAAACCCTTATGTTAAAAGAGCTTTTAAACACTCAAAGAGCGTATTTAAAAAAGAGAGAATCTTGCAGAGGAAATGCAAAGTGCATAAAAGAAGTGATGAGTGAGAGATTTTATGAGCTAGACTATCCTAGCCCAAGAGAAGAAATAAGGGATATAGACGAAGCATTGCAAAAATTTATACCTCAAAGAAAGGATTAA
- a CDS encoding DUF2972 domain-containing protein: protein MKQSKTTKIYKRMGLKYAFAYQVKKKTSKIKRSKFYLTTRMFILIIKSGYAPLFYFYLRKYHILIENEASLDLITKEYNNIKLWLDSDTFKEKYANHPYPPLLNPQELDYTKITAKVAWDLNLPLPPYYLFVFFGSHASGNRGLESFLRRCGGLNYCVQSSPCNGKSWAKESYFCFFKQIMRNYDYISPPPPLYFGYLSIREYMLNDKYKDKLYALIPKGKTLCLVRDPIGMLKSYTSYHCRHSFTQVFELVLSPSEIFEQLIQYPDWYYNEKCATWDWQYSKYPTLRTSAFRLSLLDMTFHDTDLRKALINIADEDILCIDMSDIVGEKAFETMNTLAKEFHFPAPKPSDKEKFEVKAGLYEGVLPIKFAYKNIYIYLLDNAYCSDSRFYIELGQFVEHKNAFEHYQDITQFLFQQECFYERIIVCIEKKDFEILKQDTKTCEQIKTYLLTFIPRLEEQRKIEEAKRFGEKDILEYLKLHKDLCLKAKEVFDSHLTFLKSVRPDIIESWKYYQEFLRICEEIS, encoded by the coding sequence ATGAAACAATCTAAAACAACAAAAATTTATAAAAGAATGGGCTTAAAATATGCTTTTGCATATCAAGTTAAGAAAAAAACAAGCAAAATTAAAAGAAGTAAATTTTATCTCACTACAAGAATGTTTATCTTAATTATAAAATCAGGTTATGCCCCATTATTTTATTTTTATTTGAGAAAATACCATATTTTGATTGAGAATGAAGCTAGCTTAGATTTGATTACTAAGGAATACAACAATATCAAACTCTGGCTTGATTCTGATACATTTAAAGAAAAATATGCCAATCACCCCTATCCACCTTTGCTTAATCCCCAAGAGTTGGATTATACGAAAATTACTGCTAAAGTTGCGTGGGATTTGAATTTGCCTTTACCACCTTATTATCTGTTTGTGTTTTTTGGTAGCCACGCTTCGGGTAATAGGGGATTGGAGAGTTTTTTGAGGAGATGTGGGGGATTAAATTATTGTGTGCAATCATCTCCGTGTAATGGCAAATCTTGGGCAAAAGAATCTTATTTTTGTTTCTTTAAGCAAATTATGAGGAATTATGATTATATTTCGCCCCCCCCCCCATTATATTTTGGCTATTTGTCTATCCGAGAATATATGCTTAATGATAAATATAAAGACAAGCTTTATGCCCTTATCCCCAAAGGAAAAACACTTTGTTTGGTTCGAGATCCAATAGGTATGCTTAAGAGCTATACTTCGTATCATTGTAGGCATAGTTTTACACAAGTATTTGAGCTTGTTCTTAGTCCTAGTGAGATTTTTGAGCAACTCATACAATATCCAGATTGGTATTATAATGAAAAATGCGCTACTTGGGATTGGCAATACAGCAAGTATCCTACACTGCGAACAAGTGCATTTCGGTTAAGTTTATTGGATATGACTTTCCACGACACAGATTTAAGAAAAGCTTTGATTAATATAGCAGATGAAGATATACTATGTATTGATATGTCTGACATTGTAGGTGAGAAAGCTTTTGAGACAATGAATACTTTGGCAAAAGAATTTCATTTCCCTGCTCCAAAGCCTAGTGATAAAGAGAAGTTTGAAGTCAAGGCAGGTTTATATGAGGGAGTGTTGCCCATAAAGTTTGCTTACAAGAATATATATATTTACCTCTTGGATAATGCCTATTGTTCGGATAGTAGATTCTACATAGAATTAGGGCAATTTGTTGAGCACAAAAATGCTTTTGAGCATTATCAAGACATCACACAATTTCTCTTTCAACAAGAATGTTTTTATGAACGTATTATTGTGTGTATTGAGAAAAAAGACTTTGAGATTCTAAAACAAGATACAAAAACTTGTGAGCAAATCAAAACCTATCTCCTTACATTTATACCACGTTTAGAGGAGCAAAGGAAAATTGAAGAGGCAAAGAGATTTGGCGAAAAAGACATTTTAGAATATCTTAAATTGCATAAAGATTTATGTCTTAAAGCAAAAGAAGTATTTGATTCTCATCTCACATTTCTTAAATCTGTGCGCCCAGATATTATAGAATCTTGGAAGTATTATCAGGAGTTTTTACGAATTTGTGAGGAAATATCTTAG
- a CDS encoding class I SAM-dependent methyltransferase has translation MKQGDFTQVAKAYHNRPAYSPMLLEKLVACINDEQKNLKDLQIVEVGAGTGKLTKMLSEFGMQVLAVEPNDAMREEGIAYTKDTNIKWQKGSGEETGVQSGIADWVIMASSFHWTDPKKSLPEFARILKNSAAQNGSYNTFAHNTSAGGGGYFTAIWNPRNILEGSVFYEIEQEIKNIVPELARVSSGTQNVKKWEEILVSTGDFTDCFFMECDYIEIMDKARYLGAWHSVNDIQAQAGEQRWKKILEMIESKILGLQTLEIPYKIRAWTARKSNAKGGSKA, from the coding sequence ATGAAACAAGGTGATTTTACACAAGTGGCGAAAGCCTATCATAATCGTCCGGCATATAGCCCGATGTTGCTAGAGAAGCTCGTTGCTTGTATTAATGATGAGCAAAAGAATCTTAAAGATTTGCAAATCGTAGAAGTGGGTGCGGGGACAGGGAAACTAACCAAAATGCTAAGCGAGTTTGGAATGCAAGTCTTAGCCGTAGAGCCAAATGACGCAATGAGAGAGGAGGGCATCGCCTATACAAAAGACACAAATATCAAGTGGCAAAAAGGAAGTGGAGAGGAAACCGGTGTGCAAAGTGGAATCGCAGATTGGGTGATTATGGCAAGTAGCTTCCATTGGACTGACCCTAAGAAATCTTTGCCCGAGTTTGCGAGAATCTTAAAAAATTCTGCGGCTCAAAATGGCTCTTACAATACTTTTGCTCACAATACTTCTGCGGGGGGGGGGGGGTATTTCACTGCTATATGGAATCCTAGAAATATCCTAGAGGGTTCTGTATTCTATGAAATTGAACAAGAGATTAAGAATATTGTTCCAGAGCTTGCTAGAGTGAGTAGCGGGACACAAAATGTCAAAAAATGGGAAGAAATCCTCGTCTCCACAGGGGATTTCACAGATTGCTTTTTTATGGAGTGCGATTATATAGAGATAATGGACAAGGCGCGTTATCTAGGAGCGTGGCACTCGGTAAATGATATACAAGCCCAAGCAGGGGAACAAAGATGGAAAAAGATTTTGGAAATGATAGAATCCAAAATCTTAGGATTGCAAACTTTAGAGATTCCTTACAAGATTCGCGCTTGGACGGCTAGAAAGTCCAATGCGAAAGGAGGTTCTAAGGCATAG
- a CDS encoding class I SAM-dependent methyltransferase, with protein sequence MQENKTGQNRIVEQVWDYTKHAKFYEFRPNYAPKSIDMLITLARGEKTGSLKVADIGAGTGNLSIMLLERGCEVVSVEPNDAMREIGIERTKGQKIEWVRATGVDSTLQSGSFDWVTFGSSFNVMDRTEALKEAHRLLKSKGYFSCMWNHRDLNDPIQQKAENAIVSIVPNYTRGVRREDQRPVIEAHQDLFDNIIYIEEDFYFHQSLENYILAWRSVKNPYWDLETSEGQEIFDKITAKMRQSLPKEFDIKYTTRCWSARKVG encoded by the coding sequence ATGCAAGAGAACAAGACAGGACAGAATAGGATAGTAGAACAAGTTTGGGACTATACAAAGCACGCGAAATTTTATGAGTTTCGCCCAAATTACGCACCTAAGAGCATTGATATGCTGATTACTTTAGCGCGTGGGGAAAAGACAGGTAGTCTAAAAGTAGCCGACATTGGTGCTGGGACAGGGAACTTAAGCATAATGCTGCTAGAGCGAGGGTGCGAAGTAGTTAGCGTAGAGCCAAATGACGCAATGCGTGAGATTGGCATTGAGCGAACCAAAGGGCAAAAGATAGAGTGGGTGAGAGCCACCGGTGTGGATTCCACATTGCAAAGCGGGAGTTTTGATTGGGTAACTTTTGGCAGTAGCTTTAATGTAATGGACAGGACAGAGGCGTTAAAAGAGGCACACAGATTGCTTAAGAGCAAGGGATACTTTTCGTGTATGTGGAATCACAGGGATTTAAACGACCCCATTCAGCAAAAGGCAGAAAATGCGATTGTATCTATCGTGCCAAATTATACAAGAGGTGTGAGACGCGAAGACCAACGCCCTGTGATTGAAGCACATCAAGATTTGTTTGATAATATTATTTACATTGAAGAGGATTTTTATTTTCATCAAAGCTTGGAAAATTATATTTTAGCGTGGAGAAGCGTGAAAAATCCTTATTGGGATTTGGAGACGAGTGAGGGGCAAGAGATTTTTGATAAAATCACTGCAAAAATGCGCCAAAGCTTACCTAAAGAGTTTGACATCAAATACACTACACGTTGTTGGAGTGCGAGAAAGGTGGGGTAA
- a CDS encoding DUF2972 domain-containing protein produces MIIFRPPPPLYFGYLSIREYMQDKDSGKLYALIPQTKALNLVRDPISVLKSGINFRRKRLQVAQEENLSLTLEPDFICENLIGYNGFDTQKNESTFGKGDEPCFETIRGSLKYNFTDFHDTDLRKALINIADEDILCIDMSDIVGEKAFETMNTLAKEFHFPAPKPSDKEKFEVNVSYYEGLLPLVFRIQTEQESIALHLIDKIFAFDERIYVKVPVDEVDIWQHKKALDNFLDITQFLFQQECFYERIIVCIEKKDFEILKQDTKTCEQIKTYLLTFIPRLEEQRKIEESKKISEEQILQYLGTHKELAFEAKVVFARHLEFLSSVRPDIIESWKYYQEFLQICEEMR; encoded by the coding sequence ATGATTATATTTCGCCCCCCCCCCCCATTATATTTTGGCTATTTGTCTATCCGAGAATATATGCAAGATAAAGATAGCGGTAAGTTGTATGCGTTAATCCCTCAAACCAAAGCTTTAAATCTTGTTAGAGACCCCATAAGCGTTTTAAAAAGCGGAATAAACTTTAGGAGAAAGCGACTGCAAGTTGCGCAAGAGGAGAATCTAAGCCTCACACTAGAGCCAGATTTCATTTGTGAAAACCTTATAGGCTACAATGGATTTGATACGCAAAAGAATGAATCTACTTTTGGCAAAGGAGATGAGCCTTGTTTTGAGACGATTAGGGGTTCTTTGAAATACAACTTCACAGATTTCCACGACACAGATTTAAGAAAAGCTTTGATTAATATAGCAGATGAAGATATACTATGTATTGATATGTCTGACATTGTAGGTGAAAAAGCCTTTGAGACAATGAATACTTTGGCAAAAGAATTTCATTTCCCTGCTCCAAAGCCTAGTGATAAAGAGAAGTTTGAAGTCAATGTGTCTTATTATGAGGGGTTATTACCTCTTGTTTTTAGAATCCAAACAGAGCAAGAAAGCATTGCGCTTCATTTAATAGATAAGATTTTTGCATTTGATGAGAGGATTTATGTCAAAGTCCCTGTAGATGAAGTGGATATTTGGCAGCACAAAAAGGCTTTGGATAATTTTTTAGACATCACACAATTTCTCTTTCAACAAGAATGTTTTTATGAACGTATTATTGTGTGTATTGAGAAAAAAGACTTTGAGATTCTAAAACAAGATACAAAAACTTGTGAGCAAATCAAAACCTATCTCCTTACATTTATACCACGTTTAGAGGAGCAAAGGAAAATTGAGGAATCTAAAAAGATAAGTGAAGAGCAGATTTTGCAATATTTAGGCACTCATAAAGAACTCGCATTTGAAGCCAAAGTAGTGTTTGCAAGACATTTAGAGTTTTTATCCTCTGTGCGCCCAGATATTATAGAATCTTGGAAGTATTATCAGGAGTTTTTGCAAATTTGTGAGGAGATGCGTTAA
- a CDS encoding DNA methyltransferase codes for MTQILQNSIDDLLYPRKLDKIHPYPAKFTIDLAAQYIKKYSRENDVVLDPFCGSGTTLLASRLLKRQSIGLDINFIAVLISQFKLLNLNKKDIQELQHFIINPLYQTTKFHSYDNITHWFKQESIKALSSIKEQIYNYAQNNEKYMTFLQLIFSSIINIASNQDSDTRYASIEKPYIDEKYIFAKFNEKLKNALEIYQNIYSQDFKQSQVFLHNAKQLTQKINKNSISLIFTSPPYPNTYDYYLYHKHRMLWLDYDVKFSMSNEIGSRREYSSLKLPKEKFNNDLMEIFTQCNKVLKQNGMIGIVMGDGKIAGNIYNAKDEILEIATKLHWDLLDYSFSELDKTSRSFAQSYRTKNKKEHILVFARNSNAN; via the coding sequence ATGACGCAAATTTTGCAAAATAGTATTGATGATTTACTCTATCCAAGAAAGCTTGACAAAATACACCCTTACCCAGCAAAATTTACTATTGATTTAGCAGCACAATACATTAAAAAATATTCAAGAGAAAATGATGTAGTTTTAGACCCTTTTTGTGGCTCTGGCACAACGCTTTTAGCTTCACGACTCCTAAAGAGGCAAAGTATAGGACTTGATATTAATTTTATTGCTGTATTAATTTCGCAATTTAAACTTTTAAATTTAAATAAAAAAGACATACAGGAATTGCAACATTTTATTATAAATCCCCTTTATCAAACAACAAAGTTCCATTCTTACGACAATATCACGCATTGGTTTAAACAAGAATCCATTAAAGCCCTCTCAAGCATAAAGGAGCAAATCTACAACTATGCACAAAATAATGAAAAATATATGACTTTCTTACAACTTATTTTTTCTAGTATTATCAACATAGCTTCAAATCAAGATTCCGACACACGATATGCAAGTATAGAAAAACCCTATATTGATGAAAAATATATTTTTGCAAAATTTAATGAAAAGCTTAAAAATGCGTTGGAAATTTATCAAAATATTTATAGCCAAGATTTCAAACAATCTCAAGTATTTTTACATAATGCGAAGCAACTTACACAAAAAATCAACAAAAATTCTATCTCTTTAATCTTTACTTCTCCTCCCTATCCAAACACTTATGATTATTATCTCTACCACAAACATAGAATGCTATGGTTGGATTATGATGTCAAATTTAGTATGAGTAATGAAATAGGTTCAAGAAGAGAATATTCAAGCCTTAAACTGCCTAAAGAAAAATTCAACAATGATTTAATGGAGATTTTCACACAATGCAATAAAGTTTTAAAACAAAATGGTATGATAGGAATCGTAATGGGCGATGGAAAAATCGCAGGAAACATTTACAATGCTAAAGACGAGATTTTAGAAATTGCTACAAAATTACATTGGGATTTACTAGATTATTCTTTTAGTGAGCTTGATAAAACAAGTCGTTCTTTTGCACAAAGTTACCGCACAAAAAATAAAAAAGAGCATATTCTAGTTTTTGCGAGGAATAGCAATGCAAATTGA
- a CDS encoding DNA methyltransferase produces MNKTQISFNGLSTQEWAKNSRSVWNDVSSPRSKNALKHGATFPKKLSDRIIALYSSKNDYVLDPFLGIGTTAKSALELKRNMIGFELSSEFYSMASQDLKESYSLFSNEFTNCTILQGDCLELIETLQDDSISLTFTSPPYADLIHKVIDDRTKRHKKSAFVVDNNATTKIYSNHEKDFGNMDFQSYINAVKSLMLKIFAKTKPKGYNIWVVKDYRDTKNKIPYVDLHSHIARAGEEAGFKYHDLIIWDQNERRRLVLLGYPSVFYVNQNHSFIVVLRKS; encoded by the coding sequence TTGAATAAAACGCAAATTTCCTTTAATGGTTTAAGCACACAAGAATGGGCAAAAAACTCTCGTTCTGTATGGAATGATGTGTCTTCTCCTCGTTCCAAAAATGCCTTAAAGCACGGAGCTACTTTTCCCAAAAAACTCAGTGATAGAATTATTGCTTTATATTCAAGCAAAAACGACTATGTGCTAGACCCATTTTTGGGGATAGGCACGACTGCAAAAAGTGCTTTAGAGTTAAAGCGCAATATGATAGGTTTTGAGCTTTCAAGTGAGTTTTACTCTATGGCTTCACAAGATTTAAAAGAATCGTATTCTTTATTTTCTAATGAATTTACAAATTGCACAATTTTGCAAGGTGATTGCTTAGAATTGATAGAAACTTTACAAGACGATTCTATTAGCCTCACTTTCACCTCACCACCCTATGCAGATTTAATTCATAAAGTCATTGATGATAGGACAAAAAGACATAAAAAATCTGCTTTTGTTGTGGATAATAATGCCACGACAAAGATTTACTCAAACCACGAAAAAGATTTTGGAAATATGGATTTTCAATCCTATATCAATGCAGTTAAATCTCTTATGCTAAAGATTTTTGCTAAAACAAAACCAAAAGGCTATAATATTTGGGTAGTAAAAGATTATAGAGATACAAAAAATAAAATTCCTTATGTTGATTTACATTCTCATATTGCAAGAGCTGGAGAAGAAGCTGGGTTTAAATACCACGATTTAATTATTTGGGACCAAAATGAAAGGCGAAGATTAGTTTTGCTTGGTTATCCTAGTGTATTTTATGTCAATCAAAACCACTCTTTCATCGTAGTTTTAAGGAAATCTTAA
- a CDS encoding PEP-utilizing enzyme yields MHTLSFSTKARNLEALSTTLKSAKILPLCLTSLEELESNEAEVLARIKFFSTKAQKLIIRSSSKSEDSAQTSNAGAFLSLANINVESQEAILEALHKVGASMPNKDDEILIQPMLERISMCGVAMSADKDTLAPYYCIEWDKSGSNSAITEGSAKGLSFFAHKQAALPKEEDLKSIILMLRELEELFDYPFLDVEFALDSQRDLYCLQVRPLVIKDKLNLYEALPFSALERLQKRIVSLQKQTSDIYGKRAIFGVMPDWNPAEILGLKPKRLALSLYKEIITDNIWAYQRDNYGYLNLRSHPLMHCFLGIPYIDVRLSFNSFIPKALDKKIASKLVDYYLDTLEANPHLHDKIEFNIVFSCYDFNIPRKLKNLLAKGFNENETKRLEFALLELTNSIINPKKGLYIKDLKKIARLEKICKEVEDSNLPILDKIYWLLESCKRYGTLPFAGIARAGFVAMSLLNSLVEIGFFTLEEKQAFLNSLKTISKELSLNVATLKQENKAEFLSKFGHLRPSTYNILSPRYDEDFESYFDLGAKGNLALDETPFALDSKKLESLNMLLSEHGLKIGAKEFLEFLKRAIEGREYAKFEFTKLLSRALSLIGELGDYYGIPKEEMAHLDIQNILNLYASLYSKNPKERFVEEIKRHKEEYALTLALKLPVLITDVEQIVSFKSAEIVPNFITQKSVSALTSDLSGNEELEGKIVLIKSADPGFDYLFAKNIAGLITCYGGANSHMAIRASELGLPAAIGVGEENFTKFLKAKRIKLDCESGQIVVL; encoded by the coding sequence ATGCACACATTATCTTTCTCTACCAAAGCGCGTAATTTAGAGGCTTTATCCACCACACTAAAGAGTGCGAAAATCTTGCCTTTGTGCTTAACTTCCTTAGAGGAGTTAGAATCCAATGAGGCAGAGGTATTGGCTAGAATAAAATTCTTTAGCACAAAAGCGCAAAAACTCATTATTCGCAGTAGTTCTAAAAGTGAAGATAGTGCGCAGACTTCTAATGCGGGAGCATTCTTGAGCCTTGCAAATATCAATGTGGAATCCCAAGAGGCGATTTTGGAAGCTTTGCACAAAGTCGGAGCGTCTATGCCAAATAAGGACGATGAGATTTTAATCCAACCTATGCTAGAGCGGATTTCAATGTGTGGCGTGGCGATGAGTGCGGACAAAGATACCCTTGCGCCTTATTACTGCATTGAATGGGATAAAAGCGGTTCAAATAGTGCGATTACAGAGGGAAGTGCCAAAGGCTTAAGCTTTTTTGCGCACAAGCAAGCGGCATTGCCCAAAGAGGAGGATTTGAAATCTATTATTTTAATGCTAAGGGAGCTTGAGGAGCTTTTTGATTATCCCTTTTTAGATGTGGAATTTGCGTTAGACTCTCAAAGGGATTTGTATTGTCTGCAAGTGCGCCCCCTTGTAATTAAAGATAAGCTTAATCTCTATGAAGCCCTGCCATTTAGTGCGCTAGAGAGATTGCAAAAACGCATTGTATCCTTGCAGAAGCAAACATCAGATATTTATGGCAAACGCGCGATTTTTGGCGTAATGCCTGATTGGAATCCTGCCGAGATTTTGGGACTAAAGCCTAAGCGGTTAGCTCTAAGCCTCTATAAAGAAATCATTACCGATAATATTTGGGCATATCAGCGAGATAATTATGGCTATCTTAATCTACGCTCTCACCCGCTAATGCACTGCTTTTTGGGGATTCCCTATATTGATGTGCGCTTGTCTTTTAACTCCTTTATCCCCAAAGCCTTAGATAAAAAAATCGCAAGTAAGTTGGTGGATTATTATTTAGATACGCTAGAGGCAAACCCGCATTTACACGATAAGATAGAATTTAACATTGTCTTTTCGTGCTATGATTTTAATATCCCGCGCAAATTAAAAAACCTCCTTGCAAAAGGCTTTAATGAGAATGAGACCAAAAGGCTAGAATTTGCACTTTTGGAGCTGACAAATTCTATCATCAATCCCAAAAAAGGCTTGTATATCAAGGATTTAAAAAAGATTGCAAGGCTAGAGAAGATTTGTAAGGAGGTAGAAGATTCTAACTTGCCTATTTTGGATAAGATTTATTGGCTTTTAGAATCTTGCAAGAGATATGGGACTTTACCTTTTGCAGGGATTGCAAGGGCGGGGTTTGTGGCGATGAGTTTGCTTAATTCGCTTGTAGAAATTGGATTTTTTACTTTAGAGGAAAAACAGGCATTTTTAAATTCTCTCAAAACAATCAGCAAAGAGTTAAGCCTCAATGTCGCCACGCTTAAGCAAGAGAACAAAGCGGAATTTTTAAGCAAATTTGGGCATTTGCGCCCTAGCACTTATAATATTTTAAGCCCACGTTATGATGAGGATTTTGAAAGTTATTTTGATTTGGGCGCAAAGGGCAATTTGGCATTAGATGAAACGCCCTTTGCGCTAGATTCTAAAAAGTTAGAATCTCTCAATATGCTTTTAAGCGAACACGGGCTTAAGATTGGTGCAAAGGAGTTTTTAGAGTTTCTAAAAAGAGCTATTGAGGGTAGGGAGTATGCGAAGTTTGAATTTACTAAACTGCTCTCCCGCGCTTTAAGTCTCATTGGCGAACTAGGGGATTATTATGGAATCCCAAAAGAGGAAATGGCACATTTGGATATTCAAAATATTCTAAACCTCTATGCTTCGCTTTATTCTAAGAATCCCAAAGAGAGATTTGTAGAGGAAATCAAAAGGCACAAAGAGGAATACGCCTTAACTCTTGCTTTAAAACTCCCTGTGTTGATTACCGATGTAGAGCAGATTGTGAGCTTTAAAAGTGCGGAGATTGTGCCAAATTTCATCACACAGAAGTCTGTGAGTGCGCTTACAAGTGATTTAAGCGGTAATGAGGAATTAGAGGGCAAGATTGTGCTGATTAAATCTGCTGACCCCGGATTTGATTATTTGTTTGCGAAAAATATTGCAGGACTCATTACTTGCTATGGTGGGGCAAACTCCCATATGGCAATTCGCGCAAGTGAGCTAGGACTACCAGCGGCGATTGGTGTAGGTGAGGAAAACTTTACTAAGTTTTTAAAGGCAAAGCGCATTAAGCTAGATTGTGAAAGTGGGCAGATTGTAGTCTTATGA
- a CDS encoding gamma-glutamyl-CDP-amidate hydrolase yields MKFIALTQRLLENTSYYELREALSVEWGAFFKEHLQGFLPLPLSYAIPFSIYAKSLGNSLGGVLLSGGNDLNSLNPNPLSLRRDEYEAQIITHCMQHNVPLLGICRGAQMIAEYFSSQLELLEGHIGNHQVFNLRNGDTFEVNSFHNYGIRTLGECLEPLILAQDKSIEAFKHKQKPIFALMWHIERTLQTQGKQAENNGLINNEVIREWKKLIESKEK; encoded by the coding sequence ATGAAATTTATCGCACTGACACAAAGATTGCTAGAGAACACAAGCTATTATGAACTGCGAGAGGCTTTAAGCGTAGAGTGGGGTGCATTTTTTAAGGAGCATTTGCAAGGCTTTTTGCCCTTGCCCTTAAGCTATGCGATTCCCTTTAGTATTTATGCAAAGTCTCTAGGAAATTCTTTAGGTGGTGTGCTTTTAAGCGGTGGGAATGATTTGAACTCTCTTAATCCCAATCCGCTATCGTTGAGGCGTGATGAATACGAGGCGCAAATCATTACGCATTGTATGCAACATAATGTGCCTTTGCTTGGAATCTGTCGTGGGGCGCAGATGATAGCGGAGTATTTTAGCTCACAATTAGAGCTTTTAGAGGGGCATATCGGCAATCATCAAGTTTTTAATCTACGCAATGGCGATACATTTGAGGTCAATTCTTTTCATAACTATGGCATTAGAACTTTGGGAGAATGCTTAGAGCCTCTAATTTTAGCACAAGATAAGAGCATAGAGGCTTTCAAGCATAAACAAAAGCCTATTTTTGCGCTTATGTGGCATATTGAACGCACTTTGCAGACACAAGGAAAGCAAGCAGAAAATAATGGACTCATCAACAATGAAGTAATAAGAGAGTGGAAAAAGTTAATAGAATCTAAGGAGAAATAA